Proteins from one Actinobacillus delphinicola genomic window:
- a CDS encoding adenylosuccinate synthase: MGKSVVILGAQWGDEGKGKIVDLLTDRVKYVVRYQGGHNAGHTLIINGEKTVLRLIPSGILRENVTCLIGNGVVLSPAALMQEMGELEARGINVRERLKISEACPLILPYHVAMDHAREKALGKKAIGTTGRGIGPAYEDKVARRGLRVGDLFDKETFAEKLKAILDYYNFQLVHYYHVEPVDFDTVMQDVFAVADVIKGMVADVTTILDTARKRGDNILFEGAQGTMLDIDQGTYPYVTSSNTTAGGVSTGAGFGPRHIDYVLGIIKAYCTRVGGGPFTTELFDDIGAIIARRGNEFGAVTGRARRCGWFDAVAMRRAIQVNSISGFCMTKLDVLDGLDEVKICVGYKMPNGEIVDFAPLAAKDWEGVEPIYETMPGWKENTFGVTDVEMLPENTRNYIKRIEEVTGVPVAILSTGPDRVETMILQDPFA, translated from the coding sequence ATGGGAAAAAGTGTTGTTATCTTAGGGGCTCAATGGGGCGATGAAGGTAAAGGGAAAATTGTTGACCTTTTAACTGACCGTGTAAAATATGTGGTTCGTTATCAAGGTGGACATAATGCTGGACATACGCTTATTATCAATGGCGAAAAAACAGTATTACGTTTAATCCCAAGCGGTATCTTACGCGAAAACGTAACTTGCTTAATCGGTAACGGCGTGGTGCTTTCACCTGCTGCATTAATGCAAGAAATGGGCGAACTTGAAGCACGTGGCATCAATGTTCGTGAACGCTTAAAAATCTCAGAGGCTTGTCCTTTAATCCTTCCTTACCACGTAGCAATGGATCATGCGCGTGAAAAAGCATTAGGTAAAAAAGCAATCGGTACAACAGGTCGTGGTATTGGTCCTGCTTATGAAGATAAAGTTGCACGTCGCGGTTTACGCGTTGGCGACCTTTTCGATAAAGAAACCTTTGCTGAAAAACTCAAAGCTATCCTTGATTACTACAACTTCCAATTAGTGCATTACTACCACGTTGAACCTGTTGATTTCGATACTGTAATGCAAGATGTTTTCGCCGTTGCTGATGTAATTAAAGGCATGGTTGCAGACGTTACCACTATCCTTGATACCGCACGTAAACGTGGCGACAATATCCTTTTCGAAGGCGCACAAGGTACCATGCTTGATATCGACCAAGGGACTTATCCGTATGTAACCAGTTCAAATACTACAGCTGGTGGTGTATCAACTGGTGCGGGCTTTGGTCCACGTCATATTGACTATGTTCTTGGTATTATCAAAGCTTACTGTACACGTGTGGGTGGTGGTCCATTCACTACTGAATTATTCGATGACATCGGTGCAATTATCGCACGTCGTGGTAATGAATTTGGTGCAGTAACTGGTCGTGCACGCCGTTGTGGCTGGTTCGATGCAGTTGCAATGCGTCGTGCTATCCAAGTAAATAGTATCTCTGGTTTCTGTATGACTAAATTAGACGTACTTGATGGTCTTGATGAAGTGAAAATCTGTGTTGGCTACAAAATGCCAAACGGTGAAATCGTTGATTTCGCACCACTTGCTGCTAAAGACTGGGAAGGCGTTGAACCAATTTACGAAACCATGCCAGGTTGGAAAGAAAATACTTTCGGCGTAACCGATGTTGAAATGTTACCAGAAAATACGCGTAACTACATCAAACGTATCGAAGAAGTAACTGGCGTACCTGTTGCGATCCTCTCTACTGGTCCAGACCGTGTAGAAACGATGATCCTCCAAGATCCATTCGCATAA
- a CDS encoding sugar diacid recognition domain-containing protein, which produces MKLDYQLAREITARAMKIVPYSVNVMNECGEIIASGDTSRIGEKHIGAVVALRKSRIVEIDEQLVKDWNNEVRIGVNLPIAFQEKNIGVIGISGELDKVKPYAELVKMAAELMVEQRFAIERLQWQKRYFEDFLVQLIDERLSENELIKQARFFKFNLDKTLQVMIISLKEPSVDNTQYWLSYLEDYHNQCNLIVDKQKNLIALWQVDIPHDFSQHLPEHLKKIGAKIAVGLKVENGFCASVAYKSALNALSFGKMHHPKQQTYFFDKNKIPVLLYNIPSNWYLSELFKPLRILYSQDKGAVLQKTLKQYFSPNCDLLHTSKKLFIHINTLRYRLHKIEQITGLSFNKIDEKCVLYLSTIFEQNIVENNK; this is translated from the coding sequence ATGAAATTAGATTATCAACTCGCCCGAGAAATAACGGCAAGGGCAATGAAAATAGTCCCATATTCAGTTAATGTTATGAATGAATGTGGAGAAATTATTGCTTCTGGCGATACTTCACGGATTGGTGAAAAACATATTGGTGCCGTGGTTGCATTGAGGAAATCTAGAATTGTAGAGATTGATGAGCAACTTGTTAAAGATTGGAATAACGAGGTAAGAATTGGTGTCAATTTACCGATTGCTTTTCAAGAAAAAAATATTGGTGTTATTGGCATATCAGGCGAATTAGATAAAGTAAAACCTTATGCTGAGCTTGTTAAAATGGCCGCAGAGTTAATGGTAGAGCAAAGGTTTGCTATCGAAAGGCTTCAGTGGCAAAAACGTTATTTTGAAGACTTTCTAGTTCAGTTAATTGATGAAAGATTATCAGAAAACGAGTTAATTAAACAAGCGAGGTTCTTTAAATTTAATTTAGACAAGACGTTACAAGTAATGATTATCTCACTTAAAGAACCTAGTGTTGATAATACGCAATATTGGCTAAGTTATCTAGAGGATTATCATAATCAATGTAACTTAATTGTAGATAAACAAAAAAATCTTATCGCTCTTTGGCAAGTTGATATTCCTCATGATTTTTCCCAACACTTGCCTGAGCATTTAAAGAAAATAGGGGCTAAAATTGCAGTAGGGCTAAAAGTGGAAAATGGTTTTTGTGCGAGTGTCGCTTATAAATCAGCACTTAATGCCTTGAGCTTTGGTAAAATGCATCATCCCAAACAGCAGACTTATTTTTTTGATAAAAATAAAATTCCAGTACTTTTATACAATATCCCATCAAATTGGTATCTATCGGAATTATTTAAACCACTGCGGATCTTATATTCACAAGATAAAGGAGCGGTCTTACAAAAAACGCTTAAGCAGTATTTTTCTCCAAATTGTGATTTACTTCACACATCTAAAAAATTGTTTATTCATATAAATACACTACGTTATCGATTGCATAAGATTGAGCAGATAACAGGCTTATCTTTCAATAAGATAGATGAAAAATGTGTTTTATATTTAAGCACTATTTTTGAGCAGAATATTGTAGAAAACAACAAATAA
- a CDS encoding SEL1-like repeat protein, which yields MRTFIKKTLLASMLLGIFANPLYAAEALDIQTVIARANQGDVKAQDGLGIAYVNGYGVKRDYAKAVEYFQKAAAQGNADAQDRLGIAYANGLGVKRDYAKAIEYLQKAAAQGNADAQARLGVAYADGYGVKRDYAKSIEYFKKSATNGNADAQYILGMVYESGQGVKQNYTKAVEYYQKSAAQDNVDAQLKLGTAYARGQGIKRDYTKAVEYFRKAAEQGNAVAQYRLGAMYQSGLGVKKDYARAVIFYQKAAAQGNVDAQGALGSAYSNGRGVKRDYAQAVKYWKKAAAQGDVIAQGNLGTAYYNGDGVKQDYTKAAEYFKKAAEQGDETAQDNLANAYYCGRGVKQDYVKAVKYYQKAAVQGNVNAQLNLGIAYARGQGVRQNYAQAVKYLRKAADRGDANAQRSLGVMYANGLGVKQDLAKAVQYFRKAAAQGNKYAIKALKEIDQASL from the coding sequence ATGCGCACATTTATTAAGAAAACGCTTCTCGCCAGTATGCTGCTCGGCATATTTGCCAATCCACTTTATGCAGCAGAAGCACTTGATATCCAAACGGTCATCGCACGAGCCAATCAAGGTGATGTAAAGGCACAAGATGGCTTAGGGATTGCTTACGTGAATGGTTATGGCGTAAAACGTGATTACGCAAAGGCAGTGGAATATTTTCAAAAAGCCGCTGCACAAGGTAATGCAGATGCGCAAGATCGCTTAGGGATTGCCTATGCGAATGGTCTAGGCGTAAAACGTGACTACGCAAAAGCTATAGAATATTTACAAAAAGCTGCCGCACAAGGTAATGCAGATGCACAAGCTCGCTTAGGGGTTGCTTATGCAGATGGTTATGGCGTAAAACGAGATTATGCAAAATCCATAGAATATTTTAAAAAATCTGCTACCAACGGTAATGCAGATGCACAGTATATTTTAGGAATGGTTTATGAAAGTGGTCAAGGCGTAAAGCAAAATTATACTAAAGCCGTAGAGTACTACCAAAAATCCGCAGCACAAGACAATGTAGATGCACAATTAAAACTAGGTACTGCTTATGCAAGAGGTCAAGGTATAAAACGAGATTATACGAAAGCAGTAGAATATTTTAGAAAAGCAGCAGAACAAGGGAATGCAGTAGCACAATATCGTTTAGGTGCAATGTATCAAAGTGGTTTGGGTGTAAAAAAAGATTATGCAAGGGCAGTAATATTTTATCAAAAAGCCGCTGCCCAAGGTAATGTAGATGCACAAGGTGCTTTAGGATCGGCTTATTCAAATGGGCGAGGTGTAAAGCGAGATTATGCACAAGCAGTAAAGTATTGGAAAAAAGCGGCTGCCCAGGGTGATGTAATCGCACAAGGTAATTTAGGAACTGCGTATTACAATGGTGATGGTGTAAAACAAGACTATACTAAAGCAGCAGAGTATTTTAAAAAAGCAGCGGAACAAGGCGATGAAACTGCACAAGATAATTTAGCGAATGCCTATTATTGTGGACGAGGTGTAAAACAAGATTATGTAAAAGCAGTGAAATATTATCAAAAAGCTGCAGTTCAAGGTAATGTAAATGCCCAATTAAACTTGGGTATTGCTTATGCGAGAGGTCAAGGTGTAAGGCAAAATTATGCGCAAGCAGTAAAATATTTGCGAAAAGCGGCTGATCGAGGTGATGCAAATGCACAACGTAGTCTAGGGGTTATGTATGCAAATGGATTGGGCGTAAAACAAGATCTTGCGAAAGCAGTACAATATTTTAGAAAAGCGGCTGCCCAAGGCAATAAATATGCGATTAAGGCTTTAAAGGAAATTGATCAAGCTAGCCTGTAA